The genome window GGAATTTACTTTGATACGAGCAAGGATAGTGGTTATTTTAGCATTAGCGGCAAGGACAATAACACCGATCTAATCGCACGAGTGGCAAGTTTTGGTGAGAAAAGAGATGAAAAAGACTTCGTGCTTTGGAAATTTGACGAGAAATGGTACGAGAGCCCATTTGGCAAGGGTCGCCCTGGCTGGCACACCGAGTGCGTGGCGATGATAAGGGAGTTTTTAAGCGACAAAGAAAATGATAAATTTGAGATCGATATCCACGCTGGAGGCATCGACCTATTCTTTCCGCACCACGAAAATGAAGCTAGCCAGTGCAGATGTGCCTATCATAAAAATTTAAGCAAATACTGGATGCACAACGGCTTTATAAAAGTAAATAACGAAAAGATGAGCAAGAGCCTAAATAACAGCTTTTTTGTAAAGGACGCCCTAAAAAACGTTCATGGTGAAGTGCTTAGATATTATTTGCTTACGAGCCATTACAGAGCGCATTTTAACTATTCAGACGAAGATCTAGTGGCTTCAAAAAAGAGGCTTGATAAAATTTACCGCCTCAAAAAAAGGGTTGATGGCGTACAAGCCGGCATGGCAAATGAGAGCTTTAAAAGCGAGCTACTTGAGGCACTTAGTGATGATCTAAACGCTTCAAAGGCGCTTGCAAGCGTCGATGAGTTTGTAAAAACGGCAAATGAAAGACTTGATAACAACCCAAAAGATAAAGCATATAAGGCCGAAGTGGTGGCAAATTTAGAGCTCATAGGCGAAATTTTAGGCATTGCTATCACAAACTATGTGGAGTATTTTCAGTTTGGCGTAAGTGACGAGCAAAAAGAGCATATCCAAAAACTTCTTGACGAACGCGCGGTAGCTAAAAAAGAGAGAAATTTTGCAAGGGCTGATGAGATAAGAGATGAGCTTTCCAGTCTAAATATCTCTATCATGGATACACCAAACGGCGCAGTTTGGGAGAAAAACAATGACTAACTTTGGCTTAAAAGATGTACTAAAACGCTTTGGTCCATATTTTAAAGACTACATTCCGCACTTCATCCTAGCCTTCATTGGCATGGGGCTTGCAAGTGGCGGAACAGCGGTCAGTGCATATCTAGTAGAGCCAGTACTTAATAAAATTTTTGTTGAAAAAAACGAAACATTGCTTTATATGCTGCCATGTGCGATCATTGCTATTTATCTGTTAAAAAATGTTGGAACTTTTATGCAGGCCTATTTTACCGCGTATATTGGTCAAGATACGATTAGAAGATTTCGTGAAAAGATGGTCGAAAATTTACTAAATTTGGACATGAAATTTTTTAATGATTTTAGAACAGGCGAGCTAATAAGCAGAACCACGAACGACATAGAGCGCATAAGATCTATTGTTTCAAGCATCATACCTGAGCTTATTAGGGAGCTTGTAACTATCATAGGTCTGCTTTGTGTAGTCATCTATCAAAGCCCTAAATTAGCCTTTTTTGCACTTGTTGTTATGCCATTAGCGATTTATCCGATCTCGCGCCTTGCTAAAAAGATGAAAAAAATCTCAAAAAAATCGCAAGAAAAGACATCTGATATCACCTCAGCCTTGAGTGAAATTTTTACAAATATCGAGATCATCAAGGCAAATAATGCCCAAAAATACGAGCACTCACGTTTCGTTGAAGAAAATAACAAATTTTTTAAGTTAAACCTTAAAACCGTAAAAATCGAGCAACTAGTAAGCCCACTAATGGAAACAATTGGCTCAATCGGCGTGGCAGCTGTCATCATAATAGGCGGCAAAGACGTCATCGATGGAAATATAAATATGGGTGCATTTTTCTCGTTTTTAACTGCGCTTTTCATGCTCTACACCCCGCTAAAACGTATCGTAAATATATACAATAAAATGCAAGATGCCATCGCAGCGAGCGAGAGGACCTTTTTCCTGATGGATAAGGTAAGCCAGATAAAAGATGGCCAAAAAGAGCTAAACGAAGAGATAAATTTGATCAAATTTAACGACGTCCGCCTAAGCTACGGCGACAAAGAGGTCTTAAAAGGGATAAATTTAGAGGCAAATAAGTCAGAATTTATAGCCCTTGTTGGCTCAAGTGGTGGCGGAAAAAGCTCGCTTATGAATTTGCTTATGAGATTTTACGACGTAAATGGCGGAGAAATTTTAATAAACGACATAAATTTAAAAGATATCAAAATTCACTCACTTCGCCAAAATATCGGACTTGTCACCCAGCGCGTCTATATCTTTAATGACACGATCGCTAAAAACGTAGCTTACGGCAGGGAATTTGACGAAGATGCCGTTATAAACGCTTTAAAAATGGCAAATGCTTATGAGTTTGTGAGCAAACTAGAAGGCGGCATAAACACTACTTTAAACGAATTTGGCACAAACCTTTCAGGC of Campylobacter concisus contains these proteins:
- the cysS gene encoding cysteine--tRNA ligase; this translates as MRIFDTSKREKVEFSPIREGEVSIYLCGPTVYDDAHLGHAKSAVSFDLLRRVLKALGYKVKFARNYTDIDDKILNKMAQTGQSLEEITNKYIAHYESDMNALNVLDPDFKPKATQCLEAIISYIKVLMDRGVAYKTSDGIYFDTSKDSGYFSISGKDNNTDLIARVASFGEKRDEKDFVLWKFDEKWYESPFGKGRPGWHTECVAMIREFLSDKENDKFEIDIHAGGIDLFFPHHENEASQCRCAYHKNLSKYWMHNGFIKVNNEKMSKSLNNSFFVKDALKNVHGEVLRYYLLTSHYRAHFNYSDEDLVASKKRLDKIYRLKKRVDGVQAGMANESFKSELLEALSDDLNASKALASVDEFVKTANERLDNNPKDKAYKAEVVANLELIGEILGIAITNYVEYFQFGVSDEQKEHIQKLLDERAVAKKERNFARADEIRDELSSLNISIMDTPNGAVWEKNND
- a CDS encoding ABC transporter ATP-binding protein, with the translated sequence MTNFGLKDVLKRFGPYFKDYIPHFILAFIGMGLASGGTAVSAYLVEPVLNKIFVEKNETLLYMLPCAIIAIYLLKNVGTFMQAYFTAYIGQDTIRRFREKMVENLLNLDMKFFNDFRTGELISRTTNDIERIRSIVSSIIPELIRELVTIIGLLCVVIYQSPKLAFFALVVMPLAIYPISRLAKKMKKISKKSQEKTSDITSALSEIFTNIEIIKANNAQKYEHSRFVEENNKFFKLNLKTVKIEQLVSPLMETIGSIGVAAVIIIGGKDVIDGNINMGAFFSFLTALFMLYTPLKRIVNIYNKMQDAIAASERTFFLMDKVSQIKDGQKELNEEINLIKFNDVRLSYGDKEVLKGINLEANKSEFIALVGSSGGGKSSLMNLLMRFYDVNGGEILINDINLKDIKIHSLRQNIGLVTQRVYIFNDTIAKNVAYGREFDEDAVINALKMANAYEFVSKLEGGINTTLNEFGTNLSGGQRQRIAIARALYQNPQILIFDEATSALDNESEKEITKAINNLRSKKIIFVIAHRLSTVESADKIAVLSNGRIVDTGSDEELSKRNEIYAKLKGKALV